The genomic window CCGACCAACATATTCCTTCTTCTCCTTAAGAAAAAGGGAAAGGCTTTTTGAGGAATGACCTTTATGGCTTTTGACCTCGATCGGCATGAGGGTGGAGCCATCTTCAATTAAGAGATCAAGTTCTGCTTCTGAGGCCCTTGCCTCCCGGTGCCAGTAAAAAACCTTGGGACTCCTGTTTTTATCCGTATAGCTTAATATTTCCTGGGCAACAAATTGTTCGGCGATCCCTCCCCGATGGGACAGGAGTTCTTTTCTTTGCAAATAAAGCTCCGACAAATGGAGGCCCAACACCCTTTGGCACAACCCGATATCCAGGAAAAAAACCTTGAATTTTTTGGGGTCAATTTGCGATTCCAAGGGAACACCGCTGGCTGAGGAATGATGGGCTTTGTAAACTATCCCCGCCTGTTCAAGGAGATTCAGCGCCGAGGAGAGCTCACGGGATTTTATATGAGGGTCCATATTGCTGTATTTGAGTTTCTGCCCCAATAACCGGGGAATTCCTTGAAACAGAATTCTCAAAAAGTCCACATTGGTCCTTGAGGCGTATTTGTGAAAGTCTTCCCGAAAACTCGCCATCAGGATCTGCTGGACTTCCTGACATCTTTGCAGAGCCTCTCCCTGGGATGATTCCACATAAGTTTTGATGACTGCCGGCAATCCACCCAAGAGGGAATAAATTGTCGTCTCCTCCAAGAGTTTTTCAT from Deltaproteobacteria bacterium includes these protein-coding regions:
- a CDS encoding ATP-binding protein gives rise to the protein MERLVLTLLEQWKDRPVRLPLLIRGARQVGKTWLVREHARSYENFVEINLESQPEYLDLFKSSYGKPEELIKNISLLGGKKIEKGKTLLFLDEIQVSKEALLSLRYFKENLPEQHVIAAGSLLEFTFKDLSFPVGRIEFFHLFPMNFEEYLLAVGRGDLVQAIFEMEDNPIATPIHEKLLEETTIYSLLGGLPAVIKTYVESSQGEALQRCQEVQQILMASFREDFHKYASRTNVDFLRILFQGIPRLLGQKLKYSNMDPHIKSRELSSALNLLEQAGIVYKAHHSSASGVPLESQIDPKKFKVFFLDIGLCQRVLGLHLSELYLQRKELLSHRGGIAEQFVAQEILSYTDKNRSPKVFYWHREARASEAELDLLIEDGSTLMPIEVKSHKGHSSKSLSLFLKEKKEYVGRALRVSTLPYGVSDQIISTPFYGLMRLFKKR